In the genome of bacterium, the window CGTGTCCTACAATCACCCGGCTGATCAGCGTTATGCAGATGAAAATCCTTTTTGACAGCGAATCGGCCGAATAGACCGCCGGAACCAACGTCGCCGCAGGAAAGGAGTCTCAGGTGAAAAAGAACGCAGGCTGGTTGCTCAGCCTTCTGCTGTTGCTGTGGTTCGGATGCGCAGAGCGAAAGCCGGCCACGACCCAGGCGCTTACAGGCCTGGATCCGGCGCGGTTCACCGCCCGGATCGATCAAAAAACGGTAGCCCTTTATTTTCTTCAGAATCAGAACGGCTTGCACATGGCGGTGACCAACTATGGCGCCCGGGTGGTGGCCTTGCTGACGCCGGATCGAAAGGGCCGTTTGGACGACATTGTTTTAGGATTTGATTCGCTGCAGGGATATCTGGACAGTCAGGAACCGTATTTCGGCGCTGCGATCGGCCGCTACGGCAACCGAATTGCGGATGGACGTTTTACGCTGAACAATAAAACCTATCAGTTGGCGCGCAATAATAACGGCCAATCCCTGCACGGCGGCCCCAAAGGTTTTCATAACGTGGTCTGGGACGCCCAGCCGGTCGGCAACGATCAACTGGTGCTGAAATATGTTTCCCCTGACGGTGAGGAGGGATACCCGGGTAATCTGACGGTGGAAATGAAGTACCGCCTGACGTCGGATAACGCCTTTCGCATCGAGTATTCCGCGACTACGGACCAGCCGACCGTGCTGAATCTGACCCATCATTCATTTTTCAACCTGCACGGCGCCGGCAACGGCACGATCAACGATCATGAGCTGATGATTTATGCGGATAGGTACACCCCGGTGGATTCTGTACTGATCCCGACTGGAGAGCTGGCGTTGGTGGAGGGAACGGCCATGGATTTTCGCACTGCCACTCCGATCGGCGCCCGCCTGCAGGCTGAATTTGATCAATTCAAGCTGGCGAGAGGGTATGACCACAATTATGTGCTCAATCGCACAGCGGCTCCCGGCCTGCAACCAGCGGCGCGAATTTACGATCCGGTCTCCGGTCGAGCGATGGAGGTGCTCACCACCGAACCGGGCTTGCAATTTTATGGCGGTAATTTTCTTAATGGGGATCAGGTCGGCAAAGCCGGCAAACCCTATCTGTTTCGCAGCGCATTTTGTCTGGAAACACAACATTTTCCGGATTCACCCAATCGACCGCAATTTCCCTCTGTGGTGCTGAATCCCGGCGAGACCTATCATCATATCTGCGAGTACAAGTTTTCCACTCGGTGAATGTTTTCCTTCGAAATAGGATCCGGCGAACCGGCATTACGAAGGAATTTGTCGCTCCACCGTGGATTCCGGTTGTATCAAAGAATCCTCTTTTTTCCGGCATCCCACACTCGAACCAATACCACCCCATGCCGCGGCACCGTCAAGGTCAAGCTGGTATCGAACAACCCCAGATCCCTATGCCGCCAAACATCCCGGACGATTTTTTTTCCCTTTAATCCGCATTGCGGCCAGCCGGCGGTGATCTGGGCTGGTTGCTCGCCGCTGTTGCACAAACCGATGGCCGTGGACCCGTCCGCCATCTCTTTCACCATCAGGAAGGTATCCGGGCTGAGGGAATCAACCCTTGCGCATACGCCGAGCGGGTCCTGATTGATCTCGATTACTTCCGGATTGCACAACACATTGAGGGTGAGCTCATCCATTTTATTCAGGTCGCCGCTATAGAACAGGGGCGAGGCCATGAGGGACCACAGCGACATGAACGCGTATTGCTCCTCCGCTGTGAACGGACAGGGCTCGGGTTCACCGGCTGTGCGGGCGTTGCCCACATAGCCGATCTGGATGTAATCGGGATCGTTCCAGCTGCCCGGTTTATTCCAGGCGCGATGCTTTGCGTTCTTGATCGCCACTTGGAAGATACGATTCAATTCATAGCCCAAGTCCCCGGCAGTACGCCAGCTATGGCCGCCCACTTGTGCTCCCCATTCCCACACATTCCCCATGCCGTACTGGCAAAGGTTGAGCACCATATCCCGGTCCTGTTGTCGCAGCAATGCACCCATTTGACGATAGGGCTTTTGCAGATTTTCGATGGTCCGGACTCGCTTGACGACTTGATCATAAGAACACCAGTCGTATTTTAAAAAATCAAATCCCCAGTCAGCGAACTGTTTGGCATCCTGGGCTTCATGATCATAGCTGCCGCAGAATCCCGCACAGGTCGTCGGTCCCGGTGAGCTGTAGATGCCGGCTTTAAGCCCTTTGCGGTGAATGTAATCGGTCAGCGCTTTCATGTCGGGAAAGTGTTGGTTGGGCTGTAGGCGTCCGTCCGCGTCGCGCAAGGGTCCCACGCGCAGTGGATCACGGTTTTTCTCCGCATTCATCCAGCAGTCGTCGATGTTGATATATTGATAGCCCACGTCCGCCATGCCGTTCTGGATCACGCTATCCGCAGCTTCGCGTATCAGTCTATCGGTAATCCGGTCATAGTGAGCGTACCAGTGATTCCAGCCCATGGGGGGCGTAAGCGCGAGGGTGTCGCCGCTGACGATTTTGAACAGCCGCTTTGTTTTTCCGTATTGGTTTTTTGCGAACAGGGTGGCTTGGTAGCTGCCCCGGTTTGGCGCAGTGCCGGTGATTAATCCGGTTTGGCGATCCAAGCGCAGTGTGGCCGGCAATTTTTTAGCGCTGAATTGAATGGGCCGCTGCCCTTGTGTGGGAATGAGGTAGAGAAACGGATGGCCCGGCCGGCAGCCATAGAGCAGAGGCCCGTTGATGCGCGGTGCCGGGCCCGGTTTGGGAGTCAGTAGAAT includes:
- a CDS encoding galactose mutarotase, whose translation is MKKNAGWLLSLLLLLWFGCAERKPATTQALTGLDPARFTARIDQKTVALYFLQNQNGLHMAVTNYGARVVALLTPDRKGRLDDIVLGFDSLQGYLDSQEPYFGAAIGRYGNRIADGRFTLNNKTYQLARNNNGQSLHGGPKGFHNVVWDAQPVGNDQLVLKYVSPDGEEGYPGNLTVEMKYRLTSDNAFRIEYSATTDQPTVLNLTHHSFFNLHGAGNGTINDHELMIYADRYTPVDSVLIPTGELALVEGTAMDFRTATPIGARLQAEFDQFKLARGYDHNYVLNRTAAPGLQPAARIYDPVSGRAMEVLTTEPGLQFYGGNFLNGDQVGKAGKPYLFRSAFCLETQHFPDSPNRPQFPSVVLNPGETYHHICEYKFSTR
- a CDS encoding alpha-galactosidase — its product is MYFALKVICTLAPLFSTSLPAQSQTILLTPKPGPAPRINGPLLYGCRPGHPFLYLIPTQGQRPIQFSAKKLPATLRLDRQTGLITGTAPNRGSYQATLFAKNQYGKTKRLFKIVSGDTLALTPPMGWNHWYAHYDRITDRLIREAADSVIQNGMADVGYQYINIDDCWMNAEKNRDPLRVGPLRDADGRLQPNQHFPDMKALTDYIHRKGLKAGIYSSPGPTTCAGFCGSYDHEAQDAKQFADWGFDFLKYDWCSYDQVVKRVRTIENLQKPYRQMGALLRQQDRDMVLNLCQYGMGNVWEWGAQVGGHSWRTAGDLGYELNRIFQVAIKNAKHRAWNKPGSWNDPDYIQIGYVGNARTAGEPEPCPFTAEEQYAFMSLWSLMASPLFYSGDLNKMDELTLNVLCNPEVIEINQDPLGVCARVDSLSPDTFLMVKEMADGSTAIGLCNSGEQPAQITAGWPQCGLKGKKIVRDVWRHRDLGLFDTSLTLTVPRHGVVLVRVWDAGKKRIL